A single Hyperolius riggenbachi isolate aHypRig1 chromosome 12, aHypRig1.pri, whole genome shotgun sequence DNA region contains:
- the CHAD gene encoding LOW QUALITY PROTEIN: chondroadherin (The sequence of the model RefSeq protein was modified relative to this genomic sequence to represent the inferred CDS: inserted 1 base in 1 codon; deleted 3 bases in 3 codons), which produces MEHLRILLFLAVLTVACHSLKACPANCHCHGGELQHVICYNAGLTKIPKVSEQTRLVNLQKNSFPVLAPNSFKEMKGLVSLHLQHCHIKEVTTGAFRGLKRLVYLYLSHNDISIIGAGAFDELTELTYLYMEHNKIIDIPKGLLSPLLNLFIFQLSSNKVRELKAGTFAGAKDLRWLYLSDNEITTLHPGSLDEVENLAIFHIDENQLSSYPLAAVSKLRVVEDYKISRNPIKVIPDYAFQSFGRYMESLAMDNMGVEKFSEKAFVGTTALKNLNIEGNRLSLLPANTPYSSLQNLTLXHNPWHCTCQLAALRRWMDGSRSRPDATCAGPGQYRGQQLRDTGAFRTCKQPAKKSKKVERH; this is translated from the exons ATGGAACACCTCCGCATCCTtctcttcctggctgtcctgaCTGTTGCATGCCACAGCCTGAAGGCATGCCCGGCAAACTGCCACTGTCACGGAggagagctgcagcatgtcatctgCTACAATGCTGGCTTAACCAAGATCCCCAAAGTGTCGGAACAAACCCGTCTAGTGAACCTGCAAAAGAATTCCTTTCCGGTGCTGGCTcccaactcctttaaagagatgaAAGGCTTGGTCTCCTTGCATCTGCAGCACTGTCATATCAAGGAGGTGACTACTGGGGCTTTTCGAGGTCTTAAGAGGCTGGTGTATCTCTACCTATCACACAACGACATAAGCATAATTGGTGCGGGTGCTTTCGATGAACTGACCGAACTCACCTATCTGTACATGGAACACAACAAGATCATTGACATCCCCAAGGGGCTGTTGTCACCACTCTTGAACCTCTTCATCTTCCAGCTGAGCAGTAACAAAGTGCGTGAGCTGAAGGCTGGGACCTTCGCTGGTGCTAAAGACCTACGCTGGCTCTACCTGTCAGATAATGAGATCACCACTCTGCATCCAGGATCTTTGGACGAGGTGGAGAACCTGGCCATCTTCCACATTGAT GAAAATCAGCTGAGCTCCTATCCATTGGCTGCTGTCAGCAAGCTG AGGGTGGTAGAGGACTACAAGATCTCCAGAAACCCCATAAAGGTCATTCCTGACTATGCTTTCCAGTCATTTGGCAGATACATGGAATCCCTGGCCATGGACAACATGGGTGTAGAGAAA TTTTCAGAAAAAGCTTTTGTTGGAACCACTGCTCTGAAGAATCTAAACATCGAAGGAAATAGACTAAGCCTGCTGCCCGCCAACACCCCATACAGCTCCCTGCAGAACCTGACCC GCCACAACCCCTGGCACTGCACCTGCCAACTGGCAGCTCTGAGGAG GTGGATGGATGGCAGCCGTTCTCGCCCGGATGCCACTTGTGCAGGCCCAGGTCAATACCGCGGACAACAGCTGAGAGACACA GGAGCTTTCCGTACTTGCAAACAACCAGCAAAGAAGTCAAAGAAAGTAGAACGCCATTAA